A region of the Acidobacteriota bacterium genome:
TCAAGAAAACGACCCCGGCCCGCGCGATAAAGGCCATCACGGCAGCGAAGAAGAAGACGGCGCCGGTACGCAACGGCATGACCGTCGCGGTCATCGACTCCGGCATCCAGCCGCAGTCCGACCTGCCCGCCACACACATCCGAGCCTACGTGGACTTCGTGAGCGGCGGCATCAAGCCGGTCGACAAGTGCGGTCACGGCACCCACGTCGCGGGCACCATTGCCGGCAACGGCGCGGCCTCGGCCGGCGAGTACGCCGGTGTTGACCCCGACGTTGACCTGGTGGTGCTGCGAGTGCTCGGCGACGACTGCTCGGGTAACACCAGCGACGTGATCGACGCCCTTGAATGGGTCGGCCAGAATCACGTCACCTACAAGATCCGCGTCGTCAACCTGTCGCTCGGCCACCCGGTGTTCGAGTCGGCCGTGACCGACCCGCTGGTGCAGGCCGTTGAGCGGCTGTCGCGCAAGGGCATCGTGGTGGTGACCGCAGCCGGCAACATGGGCATCAACCCGCTGACCAGCCAGCCTGGTTTCGGCGGCGTCGGCGTCCCTTGCAACGCCCCGTCGGCGGTGTGCGTGGGCGCGCTCGACACCAAGGGCACGCCTGAATTCGCGGACGACCGGGTCGCCGACTTCAGCTCGCGCGGGCCGTCGCGCTTCGACCTGCTGGCCAAGCCGGAGATGGTGGCTGACGGTGTCAACGTGATCTCGCTGTCGGCGAAGGGCAGCAAGCTCTCGGGTAACCTGAACCGCCTCGTGAAGGGCAGCCAGGAGAAGAGAACTTCGTCCTACCTGCTGCTGTCGGGTACGAGCATGGCGTCGCCTCGCGTCGCCGGCGCCGCCGCCCTGATGTTGACGGCCAATCCCAACCTGTCGGCGAACGCGGTCAAGCTGGCGTTGCAGTTCACCGCGCGCGTCGTGCCGGGCGTCGACACGCTGGCGCAGGGCGCCGGCGCGCTCAACATCGGCGGCGCGGTGCAGATGGCGGCCATCATCAACCCCGCTGCGACAGTCGGCGAAAACTGGCTGACGGCGGCCCTGCCGACGTCGAACGTCGATCGCAACGGCCAGGTCGTCACCTGGGGCAACCGGGTGGTTTACGGCGACCGCTTCATGCCGGACGACGCGGCGTCGGTACGCATGGCGCGGTGGGACGACAACATCGTGTGGGGCTTCGACACCCTCGCCGACAACATCGTCTGGGGCAACGACATCGTCTGGGGCAACTGCGACGAGTGCCAGAACATCGTCTGGGGTAACGCCTGGGACGAAGAAAACATCGTTTGGGGTAGCTGGGACAACATCGTCTGGGGCAACAACATTGTCTGGGGCGACAGCCTGTTGGGCCAGGACGTCGTGTCGGGTACCTGGGCCGAGAACGTCGTATGGGGCTTCTGGGACGAGAACGTGGTGTGGGGCAATGTGAACCGCTCCAACTGGAATG
Encoded here:
- a CDS encoding S8 family peptidase; translation: MKVSTSTVRKKAVWGQTAILTAVFATLLTVPAAAQKRAGRGHVDESVRQSVKAGESARVIMQFDTTAERDAAFNRLLDRGAAVRTMDTGGGPALNVMSSAAALSSELGNATQVSVDARVSVFAVKKAVSNPVKKTTPARAIKAITAAKKKTAPVRNGMTVAVIDSGIQPQSDLPATHIRAYVDFVSGGIKPVDKCGHGTHVAGTIAGNGAASAGEYAGVDPDVDLVVLRVLGDDCSGNTSDVIDALEWVGQNHVTYKIRVVNLSLGHPVFESAVTDPLVQAVERLSRKGIVVVTAAGNMGINPLTSQPGFGGVGVPCNAPSAVCVGALDTKGTPEFADDRVADFSSRGPSRFDLLAKPEMVADGVNVISLSAKGSKLSGNLNRLVKGSQEKRTSSYLLLSGTSMASPRVAGAAALMLTANPNLSANAVKLALQFTARVVPGVDTLAQGAGALNIGGAVQMAAIINPAATVGENWLTAALPTSNVDRNGQVVTWGNRVVYGDRFMPDDAASVRMARWDDNIVWGFDTLADNIVWGNDIVWGNCDECQNIVWGNAWDEENIVWGSWDNIVWGNNIVWGDSLLGQDVVSGTWAENVVWGFWDENVVWGNVNRSNWNDNDNIVWGNDWENIVWGNCSNARSSDDNIVWGNSDDNIVWGNNIVWGFNDGDNIVWGNCSAKGTGNGGK